The following coding sequences lie in one Miscanthus floridulus cultivar M001 chromosome 9, ASM1932011v1, whole genome shotgun sequence genomic window:
- the LOC136482400 gene encoding putative disease resistance protein At1g50180 isoform X3 — MAEVIVGPLLSKVQEVVVKEAKALAAVGGEIDKLRDKLMWLQALVHEAELRGRHDGSRLIRVLAFQIRDASFEVEDAVDQYYLQGSLSRRFGCNWWRIAKELIFNLRTHVCVRAILSRRIRRQPTITIIQ, encoded by the exons ATGGCGGAGGTGATCGTTGGGCCGCTGCTGAGCAAGGTGCAGGAGGTGGTAGTGAAGGAGGCTAAGGCTCTCGCGGCAGTGGGCGGCGAGATCGACAAGCTCCGCGATAAGCTCATGTGGCTGCAAGCCTTAGTCCACGAAGCCGAACTGCGTGGCCGGCACGACGGCAGCCGGCTCATCCGGGTGCTGGCGTTCCAGATCCGCGACGCCAGCTTTGAGGTGGAGGACGCCGTCGACCAGTACTACCTACAGGGCAGCCTCTCCCGCCGCTTCGGGTGTAACTGGTGGCGAATTGCCAAGGAGCTCATCTTCAATCTCCGCACGCATGTCTGCGTCCGGGCCATCCTCTCCCGCAGGATCCG GAGGCAGCCGACAATAACAATTATTCAATAA
- the LOC136482400 gene encoding putative disease resistance protein At1g50180 isoform X1, with amino-acid sequence MAEVIVGPLLSKVQEVVVKEAKALAAVGGEIDKLRDKLMWLQALVHEAELRGRHDGSRLIRVLAFQIRDASFEVEDAVDQYYLQGSLSRRFGCNWWRIAKELIFNLRTHVCVRAILSRRIRSVNVRLEEIVGNNSTRQPTITIIQ; translated from the exons ATGGCGGAGGTGATCGTTGGGCCGCTGCTGAGCAAGGTGCAGGAGGTGGTAGTGAAGGAGGCTAAGGCTCTCGCGGCAGTGGGCGGCGAGATCGACAAGCTCCGCGATAAGCTCATGTGGCTGCAAGCCTTAGTCCACGAAGCCGAACTGCGTGGCCGGCACGACGGCAGCCGGCTCATCCGGGTGCTGGCGTTCCAGATCCGCGACGCCAGCTTTGAGGTGGAGGACGCCGTCGACCAGTACTACCTACAGGGCAGCCTCTCCCGCCGCTTCGGGTGTAACTGGTGGCGAATTGCCAAGGAGCTCATCTTCAATCTCCGCACGCATGTCTGCGTCCGGGCCATCCTCTCCCGCAGGATCCGGTCCGTGAACGTGCGACTCGAGGAGATCGTCGGAAACAACAGCAC GAGGCAGCCGACAATAACAATTATTCAATAA
- the LOC136482400 gene encoding putative disease resistance protein At1g50180 isoform X4: protein MAEVIVGPLLSKVQEVVVKEAKALAAVGGEIDKLRDKLMWLQALVHEAELRGRHDGSRLIRVLAFQIRDASFEVEDAVDQYYLQGSLSRRFGCNWWRIAKELIFNLRTHVCVRAILSRRIRIYIFWCV from the exons ATGGCGGAGGTGATCGTTGGGCCGCTGCTGAGCAAGGTGCAGGAGGTGGTAGTGAAGGAGGCTAAGGCTCTCGCGGCAGTGGGCGGCGAGATCGACAAGCTCCGCGATAAGCTCATGTGGCTGCAAGCCTTAGTCCACGAAGCCGAACTGCGTGGCCGGCACGACGGCAGCCGGCTCATCCGGGTGCTGGCGTTCCAGATCCGCGACGCCAGCTTTGAGGTGGAGGACGCCGTCGACCAGTACTACCTACAGGGCAGCCTCTCCCGCCGCTTCGGGTGTAACTGGTGGCGAATTGCCAAGGAGCTCATCTTCAATCTCCGCACGCATGTCTGCGTCCGGGCCATCCTCTCCCGCAGGATCCG GATTTATATTTTCTGGTGTGTCTAG
- the LOC136482400 gene encoding putative disease resistance protein At1g50180 isoform X2, translating to MAEVIVGPLLSKVQEVVVKEAKALAAVGGEIDKLRDKLMWLQALVHEAELRGRHDGSRLIRVLAFQIRDASFEVEDAVDQYYLQGSLSRRFGCNWWRIAKELIFNLRTHVCVRAILSRRIRSVNVRLEEIVGNNSTIYIFWCV from the exons ATGGCGGAGGTGATCGTTGGGCCGCTGCTGAGCAAGGTGCAGGAGGTGGTAGTGAAGGAGGCTAAGGCTCTCGCGGCAGTGGGCGGCGAGATCGACAAGCTCCGCGATAAGCTCATGTGGCTGCAAGCCTTAGTCCACGAAGCCGAACTGCGTGGCCGGCACGACGGCAGCCGGCTCATCCGGGTGCTGGCGTTCCAGATCCGCGACGCCAGCTTTGAGGTGGAGGACGCCGTCGACCAGTACTACCTACAGGGCAGCCTCTCCCGCCGCTTCGGGTGTAACTGGTGGCGAATTGCCAAGGAGCTCATCTTCAATCTCCGCACGCATGTCTGCGTCCGGGCCATCCTCTCCCGCAGGATCCGGTCCGTGAACGTGCGACTCGAGGAGATCGTCGGAAACAACAGCAC GATTTATATTTTCTGGTGTGTCTAG